A genomic stretch from Helianthus annuus cultivar XRQ/B chromosome 1, HanXRQr2.0-SUNRISE, whole genome shotgun sequence includes:
- the LOC110881340 gene encoding probable serine/threonine-protein kinase fhkB: MHFKSWQSVPPEYKKSVYPVLFDYFNLNMYKDGDADQWAGIELGIIAECQSRYSSRKNKLHEHFQAVGGTKDVDRAKSCPPRNYDSQKWVDLIDILFTDPAYIRQSNANTENRKKQRYPSYHGSQSYAQRRYIEEQKTGSPNYIAVFEKTHYKEGRGWANDICAADWGKIQDELARASRDVDDTSPVDELEVLKSALGHRNGHARGVGRVVKNVTHEISSSYPPPRQQQQLEEMQEEMQQMRQEIQEMRQQQQQQQQQQQQQQQVQVQPFSNQALLELLQQQQQQHAFQMQQMEAQFQSRLNELKRKMRQVDEDDEDDD, encoded by the exons GATTACTTTAATCTCAACATGTATAAAGATGGCGACGCCGACCAGTGGGCAGGGATTGAGCTCGGAATCATTGCCGAATGTCAAAGTCGCTACAGCAGTCGAAAGAATAAACTGCATGAACATTTTCAGGCAGTTGGAGGTACTAAGGATGTTGATAGAGCAAAGAGTTGCCCACCTAGGAATTATGATTCGCAAAAGTGGGTCGACCTTATTGATATATTGTTCACGGATCCTGCCTATATAAGACAAAGCAATGCAAATACAGAAAACAGAAAAAAACAAAGATACCCCAGTTATCATGGTAGTCAATCTTATGCTCAAAGGCGATACATAGAG GAGCAAAAAACTGGAAGCCCAAACTATATTGCTGTTTTTGAGAAGACACACTACAAGGAAGGGCGGGGATGGGCAAACGATATTTGTGCAGCAGACTGG GGTAAAATTCAAGACGAGTTAGCTAGAGCGTCGAGAGATGTCGATGATACTTCACCAGTTGATGAACTCGAGGTACTCAAAAGTGCCTTGGGTCATAGGAATGGGCACGCACGCGGTGTTGGCCGTGTTGTTAAAAATGTCACCCACGAAATATCGAGCTCATACCCCCCGCCAAGACAACAACAACAATTGGAAGAAATGCAAGAAGAGATGCAACAAATGCGACAAGAAATACAAGAAAtgcgacaacaacaacaacaacaacaacaacaacaacaacaacaacaacaagtgCAAGTGCAACCATTCTCAAACCAAGCATTACTGGAACtactacaacaacaacaacaacaacatgcGTTTCAAATGCAACAAATGGAAGCACAATTTCAAAGCCGACTTAATGAATTGAAACGAAAAATGCGTCAAGTTgacgaagatgatgaagatgatgattag